In Symmachiella dynata, the following are encoded in one genomic region:
- a CDS encoding potassium channel family protein, translated as MKPLMRRGLANFYYLRRPLFRFSLLLLVAAGLVVVGGLCFHDYYRHQQMSYSEAFYTTYCLIFMEHIYEYPEHWLLQLYYWVLPPLGLAVILDGIVQFSYHLLRRDENSKEWMQAMAKTYNDHVILCGLGRVGFRILEELQHLGEHVIVLEKNADSTNIPYARKRGIPLFVGSGREEGILEELNLAAAKSIILATDDDLANLEMALDARKLNPDVRIVMRMFDQDLASKIREAFGIDLVFSTSAVAAPLFATASTDRSITNSFYVDGKLLVVAEVDVADNSTLVGRDIRTLRRKHDIYVITCKRAGRSDFYPEGDLKLAVADRITIQTEPAMLKQIHRWNGGEVVH; from the coding sequence ATGAAACCATTGATGCGTCGCGGTCTGGCAAATTTCTATTATCTGCGGCGGCCGCTGTTTCGCTTTTCGCTGTTACTGCTTGTGGCGGCGGGGCTGGTCGTGGTGGGGGGATTGTGCTTTCACGACTATTATCGCCACCAGCAAATGAGTTATAGCGAGGCGTTCTATACGACGTATTGCTTGATCTTCATGGAGCATATTTACGAGTATCCTGAGCATTGGCTGCTGCAGTTGTATTATTGGGTATTGCCGCCGCTGGGACTGGCGGTGATTCTCGACGGCATTGTGCAATTCAGCTACCACCTTCTCCGGCGCGACGAAAACAGTAAGGAGTGGATGCAGGCCATGGCCAAGACCTACAACGATCACGTCATTTTATGCGGATTGGGACGCGTGGGATTTCGGATTCTGGAAGAACTTCAACATCTCGGCGAGCACGTGATCGTGTTGGAGAAAAACGCGGATTCAACCAACATTCCTTATGCCAGAAAACGCGGCATTCCGCTGTTTGTAGGTAGCGGTCGCGAGGAAGGCATTCTGGAAGAATTGAATCTGGCCGCAGCCAAGTCGATTATTCTTGCCACGGACGACGACTTAGCGAATCTGGAAATGGCCCTCGATGCCCGAAAGCTCAATCCCGATGTCCGCATTGTGATGCGGATGTTTGATCAGGATCTCGCCTCTAAAATTCGCGAAGCCTTTGGCATCGATCTGGTGTTTAGCACCTCGGCGGTGGCGGCGCCGCTGTTTGCCACCGCATCGACCGATCGTTCGATCACCAACTCGTTTTACGTCGACGGCAAACTGCTGGTGGTGGCTGAAGTCGACGTGGCCGACAACTCGACCCTGGTCGGCCGCGACATCCGCACGCTCCGCCGCAAACACGACATCTATGTGATCACCTGTAAACGCGCTGGCCGCTCAGATTTCTATCCCGAAGGCGATCTCAAACTGGCCGTCGCCGACCGCATCACCATTCAAACCGAGCCGGCCATGCTGAAACAGATCCACCGTTGGAACGGCGGCGAAGTCGTGCATTGA
- a CDS encoding MOSC domain-containing protein → MSPRIESIQIGRPQQFDVEGESAKPWTSAIIKQTVPGPVFVSRTNLAGDEQADSKHHGGPDKAVLAYAASHYPTWNSEIEDVEFPAGGFGENLTVSGIDESCCCIGDTFRVGQCLLQVSQPRQPCWKLSKRWGIPNLSVLVQKTGRTGWYLRVLEEGEIAADMPFDLVERLHPELTLSWASSVMYAKPRRHEDDLRLASCPELSESWRTNLENRAHRGQSPSDAKRLFGT, encoded by the coding sequence ATGTCCCCACGAATTGAATCTATTCAGATCGGCCGCCCTCAACAGTTCGATGTCGAGGGCGAATCCGCTAAGCCCTGGACCTCGGCTATTATCAAACAGACCGTTCCGGGTCCGGTCTTTGTAAGCCGTACCAATCTTGCCGGCGACGAACAGGCTGACTCCAAACACCACGGTGGACCCGACAAAGCTGTTCTGGCGTATGCGGCGAGTCATTATCCCACGTGGAATTCTGAGATCGAGGACGTTGAGTTTCCCGCTGGCGGCTTCGGCGAAAACTTGACCGTCTCGGGGATTGATGAATCGTGCTGTTGCATTGGCGACACATTCCGTGTGGGCCAATGTTTATTGCAGGTCTCGCAACCGCGTCAGCCTTGTTGGAAACTCTCGAAACGCTGGGGCATCCCCAATCTGTCGGTGTTGGTCCAAAAAACAGGTCGCACCGGATGGTACCTCCGCGTCCTGGAAGAAGGCGAGATCGCGGCCGACATGCCGTTTGATCTCGTCGAACGTCTCCACCCCGAGTTAACCCTCTCCTGGGCCAGTTCGGTCATGTATGCCAAGCCAAGGCGGCATGAGGACGACCTGCGATTGGCGAGTTGTCCGGAACTCTCAGAGTCTTGGAGAACCAATCTGGAAAATCGTGCCCACCGTGGCCAGTCGCCGAGTGATGCAAAACGGTTGTTTGGGACTTAA
- a CDS encoding prenyltransferase/squalene oxidase repeat-containing protein, translated as MPAEPYLLELGNRLSAGLAGLDPQRRARHRRFILAQQTADGGFCGREAPEELRDPGDEDAPRESDLYYSAFAVRSLAVMGAITADDCRPIAGYLKSIDPFGGSVIDIVSWLYCALIVQTTAGIDVLAEHDSDWPVHLAEFLESFRTEDGGYAKTHEGAAGSTYHTFLIALCYELIGRTIPHPERLVQFIYDRQREDGGFVEIGPMKRSGTNPTAAAVAVLRMYNAFDDEFHQDVRAFLREVRGDEGGFQANTRIPFSDSLSTFTGLLTCQDLGIDNVVKPHTVERFINALEFPAGGFRGAGWDEQADVEYTFYALGVLGLLGTGDKPS; from the coding sequence ATGCCCGCGGAACCTTATCTCCTCGAACTAGGCAATCGCCTCAGCGCTGGATTGGCAGGACTGGATCCGCAGCGGCGCGCTCGGCATCGCCGATTTATTCTGGCGCAGCAAACCGCCGATGGCGGGTTTTGCGGGCGGGAGGCTCCCGAAGAACTGCGCGATCCTGGTGACGAGGACGCTCCCCGTGAATCGGACCTCTATTACTCCGCCTTTGCGGTGCGCAGCCTAGCAGTGATGGGGGCGATCACTGCTGACGACTGCCGGCCGATTGCCGGATATTTGAAAAGCATCGATCCGTTTGGCGGGTCGGTGATCGATATTGTCAGTTGGTTGTACTGCGCGTTGATCGTACAAACGACCGCCGGCATCGACGTACTGGCCGAGCACGATTCAGACTGGCCTGTGCATTTGGCGGAATTTCTAGAGAGCTTTCGCACCGAAGACGGCGGGTACGCCAAAACCCATGAAGGGGCTGCCGGGAGTACCTATCATACGTTTTTGATCGCCCTGTGTTATGAATTGATCGGCCGCACGATTCCCCATCCTGAGCGGTTGGTGCAATTCATCTATGATCGGCAGCGGGAAGATGGCGGGTTTGTGGAAATCGGTCCTATGAAACGCAGCGGCACCAACCCGACCGCCGCTGCCGTGGCCGTCTTGCGGATGTACAACGCCTTTGATGATGAATTCCACCAAGATGTCCGCGCGTTCTTACGGGAAGTCCGCGGCGACGAGGGAGGTTTTCAGGCCAACACCCGCATCCCGTTTTCCGATTCGCTGTCGACCTTTACCGGACTGCTGACTTGTCAGGACTTGGGCATCGACAACGTGGTCAAACCGCACACCGTCGAGCGATTTATCAATGCGCTAGAGTTTCCCGCCGGCGGTTTTCGCGGCGCCGGTTGGGATGAACAAGCGGACGTGGAATATACCTTTTATGCGTTGGGTGTCTTGGGCTTGCTCGGCACCGGTGACAAGCCATCGTAG
- a CDS encoding polyprenyl synthetase family protein has protein sequence MTIASSESHGRDQGATTATVSETNSPSAKPVKRAKRRSTSHLKAVPETLELRESMRDEAERFVERLDKSKPFNKGELEAYGHELLKEINQPEKFLGFVMVLIGNFYWKRQFLALPFDRRLLLLPHCLKHAEGCPADYDEFGLDCEKCGACSIADYKVRAEQLGYKVLVAEGSPIVLKIIVSGHVDGILGVACLNVLEKAIDKVLVAGVPSYAVPLHTGDCKNTTLDESWIWDCLEKYEPLPEPQTNGYIPLMRASNRMFEEQFDELVPPIRSTGASTDVDSPLASTEAISYDWLAHGGKRLRPFITLAAYDAVSGSSGLAAGFEDDIDIPVAVRRGAIAIEAFHKASLAHDDIEDDDLYRYGQETLHRRYGTGMAINVGDYLIGLGYRLVSRGAAELGGDVVADVLDSMAKAHIKLCDGQGAEMRWQANGEIDLTPIDALKIYALKTSPAFEAALFAGLRMGGAIDEYREMIPAFCRHLGVGFQILNDLKDWQGDDDNKLIAGQDALSLRPTLLLAMALEAADAQQRSELEEILTGEGDGGFRLGRLRRIYDECGVFDKAHALVEKSRARAEALADDVQPDALRQLLYFMVDTVLAEESTQQSPATTVLAPLPILGTVGA, from the coding sequence TTGACGATCGCATCCAGCGAATCACACGGGCGAGATCAAGGTGCGACCACTGCGACGGTCAGCGAAACGAACAGTCCCTCGGCAAAGCCGGTCAAGCGGGCGAAACGACGCAGTACCAGCCACCTGAAAGCGGTTCCAGAAACGCTCGAACTGCGAGAATCGATGCGCGACGAGGCCGAGCGCTTCGTGGAGCGTCTCGACAAAAGCAAGCCGTTCAATAAAGGCGAGTTGGAAGCTTACGGCCACGAGCTGCTCAAAGAGATCAATCAGCCGGAAAAATTCCTCGGCTTTGTCATGGTGCTCATTGGCAATTTCTACTGGAAGCGCCAATTCCTCGCCTTACCATTCGACCGCCGTTTGTTATTGCTGCCGCACTGTTTGAAACATGCCGAAGGCTGTCCAGCCGACTACGACGAGTTCGGTCTCGATTGCGAAAAATGCGGCGCCTGCTCGATCGCTGATTATAAAGTCCGCGCCGAGCAACTGGGGTACAAAGTCCTGGTTGCTGAAGGGTCGCCGATTGTCCTGAAGATTATTGTCTCGGGCCATGTCGACGGTATCTTGGGAGTCGCTTGTCTCAACGTGTTGGAAAAGGCGATCGACAAAGTCCTGGTCGCCGGCGTCCCCTCGTATGCGGTGCCGCTGCATACGGGAGATTGCAAAAACACCACGCTGGACGAATCGTGGATTTGGGACTGTTTGGAAAAATACGAACCGCTTCCCGAACCGCAGACCAATGGATATATCCCGTTGATGCGGGCTTCGAATCGCATGTTTGAGGAACAGTTCGACGAGTTGGTTCCGCCGATTCGCAGTACGGGGGCCTCAACCGATGTCGATTCCCCATTGGCCTCGACCGAAGCCATCTCCTACGACTGGCTGGCGCACGGCGGAAAACGCTTGCGGCCCTTCATCACACTGGCTGCCTATGATGCGGTGAGTGGCAGCAGCGGTTTGGCGGCGGGATTCGAAGATGACATCGATATTCCAGTCGCAGTCCGTCGCGGCGCGATTGCGATTGAAGCGTTCCACAAAGCGTCATTGGCACATGATGACATCGAAGATGACGACCTGTACCGTTATGGCCAAGAGACATTGCATCGCCGCTACGGCACAGGCATGGCGATCAATGTGGGCGATTATTTGATCGGCCTGGGTTACCGGTTGGTGAGCCGTGGAGCTGCGGAATTGGGGGGTGATGTGGTTGCTGATGTGTTGGACAGCATGGCGAAAGCACATATCAAATTGTGCGACGGCCAAGGCGCCGAGATGCGGTGGCAAGCCAATGGCGAAATCGATCTCACGCCGATCGATGCTCTCAAAATCTATGCCCTCAAAACATCCCCCGCATTCGAGGCAGCGCTATTTGCTGGCCTGCGGATGGGGGGAGCGATCGACGAATACCGCGAAATGATCCCCGCATTTTGCCGGCACTTGGGGGTGGGTTTCCAGATTCTCAACGACCTGAAGGACTGGCAGGGCGACGACGATAATAAACTAATCGCCGGTCAAGACGCCCTCTCGCTACGACCGACGTTGTTGTTGGCCATGGCACTCGAAGCGGCCGATGCCCAGCAGCGGAGCGAACTGGAGGAAATCCTCACCGGAGAGGGCGACGGAGGATTTCGTTTGGGCCGCTTGCGGCGGATTTACGACGAGTGCGGCGTATTCGACAAAGCGCATGCCCTGGTCGAAAAATCCCGCGCACGCGCCGAGGCACTGGCCGACGACGTACAACCCGATGCGCTGCGGCAATTGTTGTATTTCATGGTCGACACGGTTCTCGCCGAAGAGTCCACACAGCAATCCCCCGCCACGACGGTCCTCGCTCCCCTGCCGATTCTGGGAACCGTCGGCGCCTAA